The following are encoded in a window of Brevibacillus ruminantium genomic DNA:
- a CDS encoding LysE family translocator → MQWVPFLLYVFVTSFTPGPNNFISMTSAAKVGFRKTLWFILGVTTGTTVIALMSSYFHLLLSGFLPKMKTAMSILGALYLVYLAVKIMTSRSEKNDLHEEKTYSFFTGFLLQFINPKAILYGITAISSFVIPFYQSQISLIFFSFFLGFVGFLSTSSWASFGALFHTWISKHERVFNIGMGVLLLYSAVFIFI, encoded by the coding sequence ATGCAGTGGGTACCGTTTTTGCTATACGTTTTTGTCACGTCGTTTACACCTGGTCCGAATAATTTTATATCCATGACTTCTGCAGCCAAGGTGGGTTTCAGGAAAACACTCTGGTTTATTCTCGGTGTAACGACCGGGACCACAGTCATTGCCCTTATGAGCAGTTATTTTCATCTTCTGCTGTCTGGCTTCCTCCCCAAAATGAAGACAGCAATGAGCATTTTGGGAGCGCTCTATCTGGTGTATCTCGCCGTGAAAATCATGACCAGTCGGTCTGAAAAGAACGATCTTCACGAGGAGAAGACTTATTCCTTTTTTACTGGATTCCTTTTACAATTTATCAACCCAAAAGCGATTCTCTACGGGATCACCGCGATATCCAGTTTTGTTATCCCTTTCTACCAATCTCAGATCAGCTTGATCTTCTTTTCGTTCTTTCTCGGGTTTGTCGGCTTTCTGAGCACCTCTAGCTGGGCCAGCTTTGGAGCCCTGTTTCACACATGGATATCCAAGCATGAGAGAGTATTCAATATCGGAATGGGAGTGCTATTGCTGTACAGTGCTGTTTTCATCTTTATCTAA